The Desulfovibrio sp. UIB00 genome has a window encoding:
- a CDS encoding DnaJ family domain-containing protein has translation MSNANPWSVIQLVAERRIEEALSQGAFDNLPGAGKPLELEDLSHVPEDMRMAYKILRNAGCLPPELEERKELNRLVDLLEHCEDEQERVRQMQKVRFMVTRAKMRFQRPMQIEQDDPYYDRLLDRLSANPRKAG, from the coding sequence ATGAGTAACGCCAATCCCTGGTCTGTCATCCAGCTTGTGGCGGAACGCCGCATTGAGGAAGCCCTGTCGCAAGGGGCCTTTGACAATCTGCCCGGCGCTGGCAAACCCCTTGAGCTTGAAGACCTCAGCCATGTGCCGGAAGACATGCGCATGGCCTACAAGATATTGCGCAATGCGGGTTGCCTGCCGCCCGAGCTTGAGGAGCGCAAGGAGCTGAACAGGCTTGTTGACCTGCTGGAGCACTGCGAGGACGAGCAGGAACGAGTGCGCCAGATGCAGAAGGTGCGCTTTATGGTCACGCGGGCCAAAATGCGCTTTCAGCGGCCCATGCAGATTGAGCAGGACGACCCCTATTACGACCGCCTGCTGGACAGACTGTCTGCCAATCCGCGCAAGGCGGGCTGA